A DNA window from Ornithinimicrobium humiphilum contains the following coding sequences:
- a CDS encoding FadR/GntR family transcriptional regulator yields the protein MPTTVRPQKTALIVAKRVVEEIHRGGFSAGDRLPPERVMLEDYGVGRGTLREALRFLELQGILTLKPGPGGGPVIEQPDATHLANGLMLLLQFSDARFSMIVEARHDLEPIMARHAASRMDEDAMTRLTSSVDQMRDNLTDREIFLATNREFHEVIAWGSGNAMYGFLIDALIDIVDGTHMGVDYPERRRQAILAAHERILGALHDHDGDSSHAAMSEHMGEFVKYMERHYADVLDRTVTWGR from the coding sequence ATGCCTACGACGGTCCGGCCGCAGAAGACGGCGTTGATCGTGGCCAAACGGGTGGTGGAGGAGATCCACCGGGGCGGATTTTCGGCCGGCGACCGGCTGCCCCCCGAACGGGTGATGCTCGAGGACTACGGGGTGGGCCGGGGCACGCTGCGGGAGGCGCTGCGCTTCCTCGAGCTGCAGGGGATCCTGACGCTCAAGCCGGGGCCGGGGGGCGGCCCGGTGATCGAGCAGCCCGACGCGACCCACCTGGCCAACGGGCTGATGCTGCTGCTGCAGTTCAGCGACGCGCGGTTCTCGATGATCGTCGAGGCCCGGCACGACCTGGAGCCGATCATGGCCCGGCACGCGGCGAGCCGCATGGACGAGGACGCGATGACGCGCCTGACGTCCTCGGTGGACCAGATGCGGGACAACCTCACCGACCGTGAGATCTTCCTGGCCACCAACCGCGAGTTCCACGAGGTCATCGCGTGGGGGTCGGGCAACGCGATGTACGGCTTCCTCATCGACGCCCTGATCGACATCGTCGACGGCACCCACATGGGCGTCGACTACCCCGAGCGCCGGCGCCAGGCCATCCTCGCCGCCCACGAGCGCATCCTGGGGGCCCTCCACGACCACGACGGCGACAGCTCGCACGCGGCGATGAGCGAGCACATGGGGGAGTTCGTCAAGTACATGGAGCGCCACTACGCCGACGTCCTGGACCGGACGGTCACCTGGGGCCGCTGA
- a CDS encoding 3-hydroxyacyl-CoA dehydrogenase family protein — protein MTDNGTVQKVAVIGGGVMGSGIAQLAATVGHEVRLVDVSPERLETALAAIGTSLDRFIRSGRLETDQREEILGRITPATRIPEAVEGVDVVVEAVLERLEVKHQVMTEVAAHAPAEAILGTNTSQLSITAIGSVLGEGASRVVGMHFFNPAVLMRLVELVKGLETSEDTLRRAEDFARSLGKETVVCLKDSPGFLTSRISAILRMEALHMLEEGLASPEDIDKAVRLAFNHPMGPLELGDFNGLDTYLDALTGLHAAHGERFRPPVVLRNMVAAGRLGRKSGRGFYDHGG, from the coding sequence ATGACGGACAACGGCACGGTGCAGAAGGTCGCGGTCATCGGCGGCGGCGTGATGGGGAGCGGCATCGCCCAGCTGGCCGCCACGGTCGGGCACGAGGTCCGCCTCGTCGACGTCTCGCCCGAGCGCCTGGAGACGGCGCTCGCCGCCATCGGGACGAGCCTGGACCGCTTCATCAGGTCGGGCAGGCTCGAGACCGACCAGCGCGAGGAGATCCTCGGCCGGATCACTCCCGCGACCCGGATCCCCGAGGCGGTCGAGGGGGTGGACGTCGTCGTCGAGGCCGTCCTGGAGCGCCTCGAGGTCAAGCACCAGGTGATGACGGAGGTCGCCGCGCACGCGCCGGCCGAGGCCATCCTGGGCACCAACACCTCGCAGCTGTCGATCACGGCGATCGGGTCGGTCCTGGGGGAGGGGGCCTCCCGCGTGGTCGGCATGCACTTCTTCAACCCTGCGGTCCTCATGCGGCTGGTGGAGCTGGTCAAGGGCCTGGAGACCTCGGAAGACACCCTGCGCCGGGCGGAGGACTTCGCCCGCTCGCTGGGCAAGGAGACCGTCGTCTGCCTCAAGGACAGCCCCGGCTTCCTGACCTCCCGCATCTCGGCGATCCTGCGGATGGAGGCCCTGCACATGCTCGAGGAGGGGCTGGCCAGCCCCGAGGACATCGACAAGGCCGTCCGGCTCGCGTTCAACCACCCCATGGGTCCGCTGGAGCTCGGGGACTTCAACGGCCTCGACACCTACCTCGACGCCCTGACGGGTCTGCACGCCGCGCACGGCGAGCGCTTCCGCCCGCCGGTGGTCCTGCGCAACATGGTCGCCGCGGGCCGGCTGGGCCGGAAGAGCGGCCGCGGCTTCTACGACCACGGGGGCTGA
- a CDS encoding thiolase family protein, translating into MQSAVIVEAVRTGTGRGKPGGGLSGVHAVELLRQTLEGLVDRSGIDPGVVEDVMIGCVSQGGEQAACPGRIAWLGAGYPSHVPATTIDRRCGSSQQAVHFAAQAIMSGCHDVVIAGGVESMSRVPMGSARGDADVFGPSVRERYAPGLTFQGVAAELVAAKWGISREEMDAYAVESHARAAEARRSGHFAREIVPVDLMDGTGATFTEDETIREGTTAQKLAGLPTVFRREEDEQRFPQIRWGVTPGNSSQLADGASALLVTSEQAAERLGLRPRARIISMSVIGDDPLLMLTGPIAATRMVLERAGLGVEDIDVAEVNEAFASVPLAWQREIGLPFDRLNPRGGAIALGHPLGASGTRLMTTLLNHLEATGGRYGLQAMCEGSGMANATIIERL; encoded by the coding sequence ATGCAGAGCGCCGTCATCGTCGAGGCCGTCCGCACCGGCACGGGCCGCGGCAAGCCCGGGGGAGGGCTCTCCGGGGTGCACGCGGTCGAGCTGCTCCGCCAGACCCTCGAGGGACTGGTCGACCGGTCCGGCATCGACCCGGGCGTCGTCGAGGACGTGATGATCGGTTGCGTGAGCCAGGGGGGCGAGCAGGCGGCCTGTCCCGGCCGCATCGCCTGGCTCGGCGCGGGCTATCCCTCCCACGTGCCGGCGACCACCATCGACCGCCGGTGCGGCTCCAGCCAGCAGGCCGTCCACTTCGCCGCCCAGGCGATCATGTCGGGCTGCCATGACGTCGTGATCGCGGGCGGCGTCGAGAGCATGAGTCGCGTCCCCATGGGATCGGCCCGCGGCGACGCGGACGTCTTCGGGCCCTCGGTCAGGGAGCGCTACGCCCCCGGCCTGACCTTCCAGGGCGTCGCGGCCGAGCTGGTCGCGGCGAAGTGGGGGATCAGCCGCGAGGAGATGGACGCCTACGCCGTGGAGTCCCACGCACGCGCGGCCGAGGCCCGGCGCAGCGGCCACTTCGCCCGGGAGATCGTCCCGGTCGACCTCATGGACGGCACGGGCGCGACCTTCACCGAGGACGAGACGATCCGGGAGGGGACGACGGCCCAGAAGCTGGCCGGTCTGCCCACGGTCTTCCGCCGCGAGGAGGACGAGCAGCGCTTCCCGCAGATCCGCTGGGGCGTGACGCCGGGCAACTCCTCCCAGCTCGCCGACGGCGCCTCGGCCCTCCTGGTGACCAGCGAGCAGGCGGCCGAGCGGCTCGGGCTGCGCCCGCGGGCGCGGATCATCTCGATGAGCGTGATCGGCGACGACCCGCTGCTCATGCTCACCGGGCCGATCGCCGCCACCCGCATGGTGCTGGAGCGGGCCGGGCTCGGCGTCGAGGACATCGACGTCGCCGAGGTCAACGAGGCCTTCGCCTCGGTGCCGCTGGCCTGGCAGCGCGAGATCGGCCTCCCCTTCGACCGGCTCAACCCCCGGGGCGGCGCGATCGCCCTGGGTCACCCGCTGGGCGCTTCCGGGACCCGGCTCATGACCACCCTGCTCAACCATCTCGAGGCCACCGGGGGCCGCTACGGCCTGCAGGCCATGTGCGAGGGCTCGGGCATGGCGAACGCGACGATCATCGAAAGGCTCTGA
- a CDS encoding amidohydrolase family protein produces the protein MIIDAHTHVWPDKVAHRALAGNETGFSHVGDGTLAGLRSSMAASGVDRSVVLGVANDAAAVEKVCRFSSSIAAPDIVPLGAVHVDLPVEDNVRLLREHGLVGIKVHPLYQGFGLDDPRLVERLDALDPGMLVVIHVGTGGDRRPVPGSSADLLVALARAVPHLNVLACHFGGYHSLDEASELVRGSGILVDTSWPPGLAELDPAWVRDFVRVHGPDRVVFASDWPTADPAREITAIGDLGLGGDDTARILGGNLAEILAPLEARAAARG, from the coding sequence GTGATCATCGACGCCCACACCCACGTCTGGCCGGACAAGGTCGCGCACCGCGCGCTCGCCGGCAACGAGACCGGCTTCTCGCACGTCGGCGACGGCACGCTGGCCGGCCTCCGATCCTCGATGGCGGCCTCGGGCGTGGACCGTTCCGTCGTGCTCGGCGTCGCCAACGACGCCGCCGCCGTGGAGAAGGTCTGCCGCTTCAGCTCGTCGATCGCCGCGCCGGACATCGTCCCCCTGGGCGCCGTCCACGTCGACCTGCCCGTCGAGGACAACGTGCGGTTGCTCCGCGAGCACGGGCTGGTCGGCATCAAGGTGCACCCGCTCTACCAGGGCTTCGGCCTGGACGACCCGCGCCTGGTCGAGCGGCTCGACGCCCTCGACCCCGGCATGCTCGTCGTCATCCACGTCGGGACCGGCGGTGACCGACGGCCCGTCCCCGGCAGCAGCGCCGACCTGCTCGTGGCGCTGGCGCGGGCCGTGCCCCACCTCAACGTCCTGGCCTGCCACTTCGGCGGCTACCACAGCCTGGACGAGGCGTCGGAGCTCGTCCGCGGCTCGGGCATCCTCGTCGACACCTCCTGGCCGCCCGGCCTGGCGGAGCTGGACCCGGCCTGGGTGCGCGACTTCGTGCGCGTCCACGGGCCGGACCGCGTCGTCTTCGCCTCCGACTGGCCCACCGCCGACCCAGCCCGCGAGATCACCGCGATCGGCGATCTCGGCCTGGGGGGCGACGACACCGCCCGGATCCTCGGGGGAAACCTCGCCGAGATCCTCGCCCCGCTCGAGGCCCGCGCCGCCGCCCGCGGCTGA
- a CDS encoding acyl-CoA dehydrogenase family protein produces MDFSLSPQERRIQERAAEVARQVRPHAHVWDEANLLTDELRSILRESGLARLMVPAEFGGETERLDPLAIALVREQLMGASSAADALFALQGIGSNAIATVGTPEQKARWLPGIASMDALAAVALTEPQTGSDLRGITTTMTRDGGSYVINGAKSFISNAPYADVYAVLVREDVGLSLVLVPKDTPGVSFGRTPDLMAPHVIGEVLLEDVRVDDTARLGEPGRGLEAALGTLAIFRASVGAAAVGLAEAALAVAVRHTQERQNKGRPLARVEAVAALLAEAKIDLEQARWVTYHAAWLAREEPLRAISATSLAKVAATEAAGRVTDRCVQVMGRFGLIAGSDIERYAREARPMRIYEGANEVLKLTIARDLPGEYL; encoded by the coding sequence ATGGACTTCTCCCTCTCCCCGCAGGAGCGACGCATCCAGGAGCGCGCGGCCGAGGTCGCGCGCCAGGTGCGCCCCCACGCCCACGTGTGGGACGAGGCCAACCTGCTCACCGACGAGCTGCGCTCGATCCTGCGGGAGAGCGGCCTGGCCCGCCTCATGGTCCCGGCCGAGTTCGGCGGTGAGACCGAGCGCCTCGACCCGCTGGCGATCGCCCTCGTGCGCGAGCAGCTCATGGGTGCCAGCTCGGCGGCGGACGCGCTCTTCGCGCTCCAGGGCATCGGCAGCAACGCCATCGCCACCGTCGGCACCCCGGAGCAGAAGGCTCGCTGGCTGCCCGGGATCGCCTCCATGGACGCCCTCGCCGCGGTCGCCCTCACCGAGCCGCAGACCGGGTCCGACCTGCGCGGCATCACCACCACGATGACGCGCGACGGCGGCTCCTACGTGATCAACGGCGCCAAGTCGTTCATCTCCAACGCCCCCTACGCCGACGTGTATGCCGTGCTCGTGCGCGAGGACGTCGGGCTCTCCCTGGTGCTCGTGCCCAAGGACACCCCGGGCGTCTCCTTCGGGCGGACGCCCGACCTGATGGCGCCTCACGTCATCGGTGAGGTCCTCCTCGAGGACGTCCGGGTCGATGACACCGCCCGCCTCGGCGAGCCGGGCCGCGGCCTCGAGGCCGCCCTCGGCACGCTGGCGATCTTCCGCGCCTCGGTGGGCGCCGCCGCCGTGGGCCTGGCCGAGGCCGCCCTCGCCGTGGCGGTGCGGCATACCCAGGAACGGCAGAACAAGGGCCGTCCATTGGCCCGCGTCGAGGCCGTCGCGGCCCTGCTGGCGGAGGCGAAGATCGACCTCGAGCAGGCGCGCTGGGTGACCTACCACGCGGCCTGGCTCGCCCGCGAGGAGCCGCTCAGGGCCATCTCGGCGACGTCGCTGGCCAAGGTGGCCGCCACCGAGGCCGCCGGCCGCGTCACCGACCGGTGCGTGCAGGTCATGGGCCGCTTCGGGCTGATCGCGGGCTCGGACATCGAGCGCTACGCCCGCGAGGCCCGCCCGATGCGCATCTACGAGGGTGCCAACGAGGTGCTCAAGCTGACGATCGCCCGCGACCTGCCGGGGGAGTACCTGTGA
- a CDS encoding AMP-binding protein: MAPLTYRDHHATDPDQADWTLPRVLRTRTARHPDKIFLDAPTWGVTLTYGEVLDLAERIGSGLLARGHARGDRVVIMMPNNPDYILAWFGANLAGMAEVPINTAYRGSFLEHQVRTVEPSAAVITPEFADRFVESADECRAVRRFYVVGEDPEVAPAVVALEEAGFDAEPFSALLCTQSKVELPEADYRDLAGIFFTSGTTGLSKGVAMSHSQLYFFADQGASLVRLAEDDVYLSVGPLFHGNAQFLAAYPALIKGCRFVLHERFSASRWTTWIRDSGATVTNLVGVMSDFLWKQPPAEDDGDNQLRCVWAVPNPSRVAEEFKARFGIEELVENFGLTEVSMPILTPYGVPRPPGAVGLEVADWFEVQLVDPLTDTEVPVGEVGELVVRPKVPWTICSGYYNMPEKSFEAMRNGWFHTGDGLRKDEEGWYYFVDRLKDAIRRRGENISSYEVEQAILGHPAVAECAVVAVPADGIGAEDEVMAVVVLADGAEADAEELWAYFDTRIPAFAVPRFLKLADTLPTTPSGKLQKAPLRAAGREGALDRTATAAAR; encoded by the coding sequence GTGGCACCCCTGACCTACCGCGACCACCACGCCACCGACCCCGACCAGGCCGACTGGACCCTGCCCCGCGTGCTGCGCACCCGCACCGCCCGGCACCCGGACAAGATCTTCCTCGACGCACCCACCTGGGGCGTCACCCTCACCTACGGGGAGGTCCTCGACCTCGCCGAGCGCATCGGCTCGGGCCTGCTGGCGCGCGGCCACGCCCGCGGCGACCGCGTCGTCATCATGATGCCCAACAACCCGGACTACATCCTGGCGTGGTTCGGCGCCAACCTCGCCGGCATGGCCGAGGTGCCGATCAACACGGCATACCGGGGGTCGTTCCTGGAGCACCAGGTGCGCACCGTCGAGCCGTCGGCCGCCGTGATCACCCCGGAGTTCGCCGACCGCTTCGTCGAGTCCGCCGACGAGTGCCGGGCGGTGCGCCGCTTCTACGTCGTCGGGGAGGACCCCGAGGTCGCGCCCGCCGTCGTGGCGCTGGAGGAGGCCGGCTTCGACGCCGAGCCGTTCTCGGCACTGCTCTGCACGCAGTCCAAGGTCGAGCTCCCGGAGGCGGACTACCGCGACCTGGCGGGGATCTTCTTCACCTCGGGCACCACGGGCCTGTCCAAGGGCGTGGCGATGTCGCACTCCCAGCTCTACTTCTTCGCCGACCAGGGCGCCTCGCTCGTCCGCCTCGCCGAGGACGACGTCTACCTCTCCGTCGGGCCCCTCTTCCACGGCAACGCGCAGTTCCTGGCCGCCTATCCCGCGCTCATCAAGGGCTGTCGCTTCGTCCTGCACGAGCGCTTCAGCGCCAGCCGCTGGACGACCTGGATCCGCGATAGCGGCGCCACCGTCACCAACCTCGTCGGCGTGATGTCGGACTTCCTGTGGAAGCAGCCGCCCGCCGAGGACGACGGCGACAACCAGCTCAGGTGCGTCTGGGCGGTGCCCAACCCCTCGCGCGTGGCCGAGGAGTTCAAGGCGCGCTTCGGCATCGAGGAGCTCGTGGAGAACTTCGGCCTCACCGAGGTGTCGATGCCGATCCTCACGCCCTACGGCGTGCCCCGTCCGCCCGGTGCGGTGGGGCTGGAGGTCGCCGACTGGTTCGAGGTCCAGCTCGTGGACCCGCTCACCGACACGGAGGTGCCGGTCGGCGAGGTCGGCGAGCTCGTGGTGCGGCCCAAGGTGCCGTGGACCATCTGCAGCGGTTACTACAACATGCCCGAGAAGTCCTTCGAGGCGATGCGCAACGGCTGGTTCCACACCGGTGACGGCCTGCGCAAGGACGAGGAGGGCTGGTACTACTTCGTCGACCGGCTCAAGGACGCCATCCGGCGCAGGGGCGAGAACATCAGCTCCTACGAGGTGGAGCAGGCCATCCTGGGCCATCCCGCGGTCGCCGAGTGCGCGGTCGTGGCCGTGCCGGCCGACGGCATCGGCGCCGAGGACGAGGTGATGGCGGTCGTCGTGCTGGCCGACGGCGCCGAGGCCGACGCCGAGGAGCTCTGGGCCTACTTCGACACCCGGATCCCGGCCTTCGCGGTGCCCCGTTTCCTCAAGCTCGCCGACACCCTGCCCACCACCCCCTCCGGCAAGCTCCAGAAGGCCCCGCTGCGTGCGGCCGGCCGCGAGGGCGCGCTGGACCGGACCGCGACGGCCGCGGCCCGATAG
- a CDS encoding enoyl-CoA hydratase/isomerase family protein — protein sequence MTDTDHRDAKQQDDVLVAERAGATWITLNRPDRKNAYDPQMCASIVAAIKQAAASDVTAIVITGTQDSFCAGGFLANLAEPDVHELRSMFFGSLELFEQIRTAPQPVIAAVNGVAAGGGNELVVACDLAVAVESAWFGQTGVKIGSAPVLGGTNMLAMTIGEKRAKEVAFLCGRYPAREALEMGWINRVVPDGELEAAVDGIVAQLAQMSPRYLEIAKISSNLWWNSARDNYVSGLGMLVQAIGSKDMREGATAFLEKRRPSFTTRGDL from the coding sequence GTGACTGACACCGACCACCGGGACGCCAAGCAGCAGGACGACGTCCTCGTCGCCGAGCGGGCCGGGGCCACCTGGATCACGCTCAACCGGCCGGACCGCAAGAACGCCTACGACCCCCAGATGTGCGCCTCGATCGTGGCGGCCATCAAGCAGGCGGCCGCGAGCGACGTCACCGCCATCGTGATCACCGGCACCCAGGACTCCTTCTGCGCGGGAGGCTTCCTCGCCAACCTCGCCGAGCCGGACGTCCACGAGCTGCGCTCGATGTTCTTCGGCAGCCTCGAGCTCTTCGAGCAGATCCGCACCGCGCCCCAGCCCGTCATCGCCGCCGTCAACGGCGTCGCCGCCGGCGGCGGCAACGAGCTCGTCGTGGCCTGCGACCTCGCGGTGGCCGTCGAGTCGGCGTGGTTCGGCCAGACCGGCGTCAAGATCGGCAGCGCTCCCGTGCTCGGCGGCACCAACATGCTCGCGATGACGATCGGTGAGAAGCGTGCCAAGGAGGTGGCCTTCCTCTGCGGCCGCTATCCCGCCCGGGAGGCCCTCGAGATGGGCTGGATCAACCGTGTCGTCCCCGACGGCGAGCTCGAGGCAGCCGTCGACGGGATCGTCGCGCAGCTGGCCCAGATGAGCCCGCGCTACCTGGAGATCGCCAAGATCTCCTCGAACCTGTGGTGGAACTCGGCGCGGGACAACTACGTGAGCGGCCTGGGGATGCTCGTCCAGGCCATCGGTTCCAAGGACATGCGCGAGGGCGCCACCGCCTTCCTCGAGAAGCGGCGCCCCTCCTTCACCACCCGAGGAGATCTCTGA
- a CDS encoding thiolase family protein — translation MSRFPRVAVAGIGVTRQARRLEGVSTLEACLEAARIALDDAGLTLDDVDGIAGRWPGPGGTVFHPGSLDWGSMLGIPLRWVSDTYPQGIPAALEAAAAIEAGLCSTVLILGGQAGELAGGSVASYTRPDNEFVATWGAFTAAQFALVAQRYLHVYGVEWERIARVAVTIRNHGHDNPDAVMHGRGPYTLDDVLAAPRVAEPFGRLDLCLANEGAAAMVITSESRALDLDRPVVRIVGGGCEWYRQQYVQPARYEEVGMIGQDAVRRAYEASGLTAADLDVLQVYDVNSFEVVRQLEVLGFCGQGEGADLLDDVDISRTGDLPVNTDGGLMSFSHIGWGAPTLRIVEAVRQLRGEAGARQVPGARTAMAGGAGAGAQYYNVLLLQRD, via the coding sequence ATGAGCCGCTTCCCGCGCGTCGCCGTCGCCGGGATCGGCGTCACCCGCCAGGCCCGGCGGCTGGAGGGAGTCTCGACCCTGGAGGCCTGCCTGGAGGCCGCCCGGATCGCCCTCGACGACGCCGGCCTGACCCTCGACGACGTCGACGGCATCGCCGGACGCTGGCCCGGGCCCGGTGGCACCGTCTTCCACCCCGGTTCCCTGGACTGGGGCAGCATGCTGGGGATCCCGCTGCGGTGGGTCTCGGACACCTACCCGCAGGGCATCCCCGCGGCGCTCGAGGCCGCGGCGGCCATCGAGGCCGGCCTCTGCAGCACGGTGCTGATCCTGGGCGGGCAGGCCGGCGAGCTGGCCGGCGGGTCGGTCGCGTCCTACACGCGCCCCGACAACGAGTTCGTCGCGACCTGGGGCGCCTTCACCGCGGCCCAGTTCGCGCTGGTGGCCCAGCGCTACCTCCACGTCTACGGCGTCGAGTGGGAGCGGATCGCCCGGGTGGCGGTGACGATCCGCAACCACGGGCACGACAACCCCGACGCCGTCATGCACGGCCGGGGGCCCTACACGCTCGACGACGTCCTGGCCGCGCCGCGGGTGGCGGAGCCCTTCGGCCGCCTCGACCTCTGCCTGGCCAACGAGGGGGCCGCGGCGATGGTCATCACCTCCGAGAGCCGGGCGCTCGACCTCGACCGTCCGGTCGTGCGCATCGTCGGCGGCGGGTGCGAGTGGTACCGCCAGCAGTACGTGCAGCCGGCGCGCTACGAGGAGGTCGGCATGATCGGCCAGGACGCCGTGCGTCGCGCCTACGAGGCCTCCGGGCTGACCGCGGCCGACCTGGACGTCCTGCAGGTCTACGACGTCAACTCCTTCGAGGTGGTCCGTCAGCTCGAGGTGCTCGGCTTCTGCGGGCAGGGGGAGGGTGCCGACCTGCTCGACGACGTGGACATCTCCCGGACCGGCGACCTGCCGGTCAACACCGACGGTGGCCTGATGTCGTTCAGCCACATCGGGTGGGGCGCTCCGACCCTGCGGATCGTCGAGGCCGTCCGTCAGCTCCGCGGCGAGGCCGGGGCCCGACAGGTGCCCGGCGCCCGCACCGCCATGGCCGGGGGAGCGGGCGCGGGAGCGCAGTACTACAACGTGCTCCTCCTGCAACGTGACTAA
- a CDS encoding class I adenylate-forming enzyme family protein — MNVGAAVARHAVQRPGAPAYLDPEGDVSYAELHERTNRLAHVLTDTYGARRGDRVALYVANGLPVIEVLVACAKVGAVYVGLNFRLDRRELDQILDNAGPVVLLGAAAFEDLLRPLCADRGIPYLGVDDPSPQGYAALLAGAPSGDHPARHDVRPEDHACIVYSSGTTGVPKGILFDHAAVLQHATVAALEYEIDETSRYLVQLPHNSSVNITFAPCLVRGAAIGMEDSRGFDPQRFAERVHRDAITHTFLVPTMLYRLLEQLEDDSLLDPLRVLGYGSSSIPADRVHQLVRRFGPKFVQLYGMAEIASIGTLLRREDHARAVAGEERLFASAGRASMGMVVRVVDPVTGEDVPVGERGEVIFGGPHVMRGYFRDEKRTAEAVVDGWMHSGDVGRLDEEGYLYIVDRIKDLIIRGGHNIAPKEIEEVLFNHPDVLEAAVVGVPDPEWGEALCAVVVPKEGRTVDAEQLAHWCREQGLASLKIPGRFVLAPDLPKNLVGKFDKKAIRAQVGG, encoded by the coding sequence GTGAACGTCGGGGCCGCCGTCGCGCGGCACGCCGTCCAGCGCCCCGGCGCTCCCGCCTACCTCGACCCGGAGGGCGACGTCAGCTATGCCGAGCTGCACGAGCGGACCAACCGGCTCGCGCACGTGCTCACCGACACCTACGGGGCGCGGCGCGGGGACCGCGTCGCGCTCTACGTGGCCAACGGTCTCCCCGTGATCGAGGTGCTCGTCGCCTGCGCCAAGGTCGGTGCGGTCTACGTGGGTCTGAACTTCCGGCTCGACCGCCGCGAGCTCGACCAGATCCTCGACAACGCCGGCCCCGTCGTCCTCCTCGGCGCGGCCGCCTTCGAGGACCTGCTCCGGCCGCTGTGCGCCGACCGGGGCATTCCCTACCTGGGCGTCGACGACCCCTCGCCCCAGGGGTATGCCGCACTCCTGGCGGGTGCACCCTCCGGCGACCACCCCGCCCGCCACGACGTCCGGCCCGAGGACCACGCGTGCATCGTCTACAGCAGCGGCACGACCGGTGTGCCCAAGGGCATCCTCTTCGACCACGCGGCGGTGCTGCAGCACGCCACGGTGGCCGCGCTCGAGTACGAGATCGACGAGACCAGCCGCTACCTGGTGCAGCTGCCGCACAACTCGAGCGTCAACATCACCTTCGCGCCCTGCCTGGTCCGCGGCGCGGCCATCGGCATGGAGGACAGCCGCGGCTTCGACCCGCAGCGCTTCGCCGAGCGGGTGCACCGGGATGCCATCACGCACACCTTCCTCGTGCCCACGATGCTCTACCGCCTGCTCGAGCAGCTCGAGGACGACAGCCTGCTCGACCCGCTCCGGGTGCTGGGCTACGGCTCGTCCTCCATCCCCGCCGACCGCGTCCACCAGCTGGTGCGCCGTTTCGGGCCGAAGTTCGTGCAGCTCTACGGCATGGCCGAGATCGCCTCCATCGGCACGCTGCTGCGCCGGGAGGACCACGCCCGGGCGGTCGCCGGGGAGGAACGTCTCTTCGCCTCCGCCGGGCGCGCCTCGATGGGGATGGTCGTGCGGGTCGTCGACCCCGTGACCGGCGAGGACGTGCCGGTCGGTGAGCGGGGCGAGGTCATCTTCGGCGGCCCGCACGTGATGCGCGGCTACTTCCGCGACGAGAAGCGCACCGCGGAGGCCGTGGTCGACGGCTGGATGCACTCCGGTGACGTGGGCCGCCTCGACGAGGAGGGCTACCTCTACATCGTCGACCGCATCAAGGACCTCATCATCCGCGGCGGGCACAACATCGCCCCCAAGGAGATCGAGGAGGTCCTCTTCAACCACCCGGACGTCCTCGAGGCGGCGGTGGTCGGGGTGCCCGACCCCGAGTGGGGCGAGGCGCTGTGCGCCGTCGTCGTCCCCAAGGAGGGCCGGACGGTCGACGCGGAGCAGCTGGCCCACTGGTGCCGGGAGCAGGGGCTGGCGTCCCTGAAGATCCCGGGTCGCTTCGTCCTCGCTCCCGACCTGCCCAAGAACCTCGTGGGCAAGTTCGACAAGAAGGCGATCCGGGCGCAGGTGGGCGGATGA
- a CDS encoding Zn-ribbon domain-containing OB-fold protein — translation MEPSRPLPEPTVVTRPFWEAAAQRRLLAPRCRACGRWFFPPHLVCPHCREADWEWAQSSGRGELYSFTVVHRAPQPGFDPPYVLAVVDLEEGFELMTNIVGADPAGLRIGQRVRVTWQEAGDMVLPVFTPADGGTA, via the coding sequence ATGGAGCCATCGCGGCCGCTGCCGGAACCCACAGTGGTCACCCGGCCCTTCTGGGAGGCCGCGGCGCAGCGTCGTCTGCTGGCGCCCCGGTGCCGGGCCTGCGGGCGCTGGTTCTTCCCGCCGCACCTGGTGTGCCCGCACTGCCGTGAGGCCGACTGGGAGTGGGCGCAGAGCTCCGGCCGGGGTGAGCTCTACAGCTTCACCGTCGTGCACCGGGCGCCGCAGCCCGGCTTCGACCCGCCCTACGTCCTGGCCGTGGTGGACCTCGAGGAAGGATTCGAGCTGATGACCAACATCGTCGGTGCCGACCCGGCGGGCCTGCGCATCGGGCAGCGGGTCCGCGTGACCTGGCAGGAGGCCGGTGACATGGTGCTGCCGGTCTTCACCCCGGCCGACGGGGGCACGGCGTGA